Proteins from one Apium graveolens cultivar Ventura unplaced genomic scaffold, ASM990537v1 ctg8625, whole genome shotgun sequence genomic window:
- the LOC141705205 gene encoding uncharacterized protein LOC141705205 — MWSDLGTSIRCAVVKKKKRKMNNMSKQEEEEEKISNLYAKSSSSSSNKRKRNQSSSSSSNKRKRNHLTSLNRNKRRNKKMFNYTTREQHHNKSSSSSSSKNNDDVYKAIRYVRKRKMNCDQDTILSKNKRNNPGKAKATQEDNAGAEILSSSAESFVHARKSNVLNFEGSVAVVLKTVPDGSLVEKELSLWTPIAVSGEVVWNKMFTFGTGSEEIDWLFLYSGANQFFGKTRLGEMLYDYRKKQTKYVEFPSQSFLLGVLSHTESFLPAEGLEGFNES; from the exons ATGTGGAGTGATTTGGGCACCTCAATCCGTTGTGCCgttgtgaagaagaagaagaggaagatgAACAATATGTCTAaacaagaagaagaagaggagaaGATATCTAATCTTTACgctaaatcatcatcatcatcatctaatAAGAGAAAGAGGAAccaatcatcatcatcatcatctaatAAGAGAAAGAGGAACCATTTAACTTCTCTTAATAGGAACAAGAGGCGCAACAAAAAGATGTTCAACTATACGACTAGAGAACAACATCATAacaaatcatcatcatcatccagtagtaaaaataatgatgATGTGTATAAGGCCATCAGATATGTTAGAAAGAGAAAGATGAATTGTGACCAGGACACAATCCTATCCAAGAATAAGAGGAACAATCCGGGCAAAgcaaaagcaactcaagaagacaATGCAGGGGCCGAGATCTTATCTTCAAGTGCTGAGAG CTTTGTTCATGCAAGGAAGTCCAACGTTTTGAATTTTGAGGGCTCCGTGGCTGTGGTCCTTAAAACTGTTCCTGACGGGTCACTTGTTGAAAAGGAGCTCAGTTTGTGGACACCAATAGCAGTTTCTGGTGAGGTGGTTTGGAACAAAATGTTCACTTTTGGCACTGGTTCGGAGGAGATAGATTGGTTGTTTCTCTACTCTGGTGCAAATCAGTTTTTTGGAAAAACTAGATTAGGAGAAATGTTGTACGACTACAGGAAGAAACAGACCAAGTACGTTGAATTTCCATCTCAAAGCTTCCTCCTAGGAGTTCTCAGCCACACGGAGAGCTTCCTCCCAGCTGAAGGACTCGAGGGATTCAATGAGAGTTGA